From a single Seriola aureovittata isolate HTS-2021-v1 ecotype China chromosome 18, ASM2101889v1, whole genome shotgun sequence genomic region:
- the eif2b1 gene encoding translation initiation factor eIF-2B subunit alpha: MNEEELVEYFRAQMRKDPDMASAVAAIRTLLEFLKRDKGETILGLRESLKWATNCLTGVDSSVAVSSGGELFLRFISLTSLEHQDLSRCKKVMEERGELFLEKISMSRTKVAKLCHTFIKDGTKILTHSYSRVVLRVLEKAAAEKKRFSVYVTESQPDSAGRQMAEALRKLNVPVTVVLDAAVGYVLEKVDLVIIGAEGVVESGGIINKIGTYQMAVCSKAHNKPFYVVAESFKFVRLYPLNQQDVPDKFKYKADTLKTVQNLSEEHPMIDYTPPSLITLLFTDLGVLTPSAVSDELIKLYL; the protein is encoded by the exons ATGAATGAAGAAG AGCTGGTGGAGTATTTCAGGGCTCAGATGAGGAAAGATCCGGACATGGCCTCTGCTGTGGCCGCTATCCGCACTCTGCTTGAATTCCTCAAGAGAGACAAAG GTGAAACTATCCTGGGCCTGAGGGAGAGCCTGAAGTGGGCCACAAACTGCCTGACAGGGGTGGACTCCTCTGTGGCCGTGTCCTCAGGAGGAGAGCTCTTCCTGCGTTTCATCAGCCTCACATCACTGGAGCACCAG GATCTGTCGCGCTGTAagaaggtgatggaggagagaggagaactaTTTCTAGAGAAGATCTCAATGTCCAGGACCAAAGTTGCTAAACTCTGTCACACCTTCATCAAAGATGGCACC AAAATCCTGACTCACTCCTACTCCAGAGTCGTGCTCAGAGTGCTGGAAAAAGCTGCAGCGGAGAAGAAACGCTTCTCTGTCTATGTGACTGAATCGCAGCCTGACTCAGCTGG GCGACAAATGGCCGAAGCCCTGAGAAAACTCAATGTTCCAGTAACGGTGGTCCTGGATGCAGCTGTGGG gtATGTCTTGGAGAAGGTAGATCTAGTTATTATTGGTGCAGAGGGAGTCGTGGAGAGCGGAGGAATCATCAACAAG ATCGGCACTTATCAGATGGCGGTTTGCTCGAAAGCTCACAACAAGCCCTTCTACGTCGTGGCGGAGAGTTTCAAGTTCGTCCGTCTCTATCCGCTCAACCAGCAGGACGTGCCGGATAAATTCAAG TACAAAGCAGACACCCTGAAGACGGTCCAGAACCTGTCAGAGGAGCATCCGATGATTGATTAcacacctccctccctcatcaCCCTCCTCTTCACCGACCTGGGAGTCCTCACCCCGTCCGCCGTCAGCGACGAACTCATCAAGCTTTATTTATAA